The nucleotide sequence CCTCTTCTTCTCGCTCATGAAGTATGGTGACCTTAAAGGAAGTTACGAGGAGCTATTCAACCTTTTCTTTAATGAATATCTTAGAGCTACGAGGGACGAAGAGCTCTTGGAAGTGATACAGCCCTTTTATACATGGAGGGCTTTAGTCATAGCCTCGCCCGTCTGGTACCCAACTCTCTCAGCTAAGGTTAGGAGGGCCTTGCTTAACCTCGCCATGAACGTGCTTAAGCTGGATAAGTTCGACGTGAAGAGCGTGCGCTCATACTTAGGGGATAGCTCATGGAACTATTGATCGAAGCTTCAGCTGTAGTGACTATGTCTAGTAGGGGGGTGATTAGAGAAGCGTTAATAGTAGTTGAGGATGATAGGATAGTAGACGTGGGGCCTAGAAGGGAACTTAGGGGCAAGTATCATGGAGGCTACGATAAACTAGACGCTACTAATTGTGTAGTCACGCCCGGCCTTGTTAATGCTCATACTCACGCCGCGATGACTCTGCTTAGAGGCTATGCAGACGACCTACCGCTTAGACAATGGTTGGAGCAGAAGGTATGGCCCATCGAGGCAGTTATGGACCAGCAATCGATATACATAGGGACACTACTCGCCTGCGTGGAGTCTGCGTTAATGGGCGTCACTACCATTAACACCATGTACCACTATAAGCCAGATCTAAATGAGGCAAAGGCCATAGCTGAAGCTGGGCTCAGAGGCCTTGTAGGACACGTGTGCTTCACGTGGCGTAGGGAGGAGGATTTGAGGATGACAGAGGACTTAGTAGCAAGGTGGCACGGGGCCCATAATGGAAGAATAAGGGCCACCATAGACCCTCACGCACCCTATACAGTAGATGGGAAGTTCTTTAGGGAGCTATGC is from Candidatus Nezhaarchaeota archaeon and encodes:
- a CDS encoding amidohydrolase gives rise to the protein MELLIEASAVVTMSSRGVIREALIVVEDDRIVDVGPRRELRGKYHGGYDKLDATNCVVTPGLVNAHTHAAMTLLRGYADDLPLRQWLEQKVWPIEAVMDQQSIYIGTLLACVESALMGVTTINTMYHYKPDLNEAKAIAEAGLRGLVGHVCFTWRREEDLRMTEDLVARWHGAHNGRIRATIDPHAPYTVDGKFFRELCQLSIELSEKTGLPLLLHTHLAETEDEAAKVRETFNVDIGEGVVNYLDRLGVLGPWMVAAHCVWLSDREVELLADRGVKVVHCPVSNLKLGSGVAPVPKLLSRGVVVALGTDGACSNNTLNMFMCMKLAALLHKGVGRDPTLIRAEEALRMATVDGARALG